Genomic DNA from Niallia circulans:
ATGATGAAAATACTTCAATCCCTTCACTTTGCAGATAGGCTTCCCTTTCAATGTCTTCCATTCTGCATATAACCCTATCAATCCCAGCCTGCTTTAATAGAAGGCTCATTCTTTCATTTTCACTGCTGTCTCCAGTAGAAACAACTACAATATCTGATGCCACTATATTCGTATTCATGATTACTTCTTCGGTATAATTATCCAGCTCTGTTATTTCAAATAATGAATCAGCAATTTGTAAATTAAGCTTTTCTTGTTTTTTATGATAAAATTTCACCTTGTAATAAGGTGCCTTTAATTCTTGATATAGCTGCATTGTTATCTGATTTACACCAATGATTGAAATATTTACTGCCTTTTCCCCTGCTGTTTCCTTTGGGAAAAGCTTTTTGAAAACGATTGGTGTAATAATACATGAGATTATTGCAACAAGAATAAATATCCCGCTCATTTGGGAGGTAATAATATTCATTCTTTCTCCTATTGTTGCTGCTGCAATTACTAAAGACAATGTCGAAGTCAATAAAAATCCTGATGACACTACAGTGCTGTTGTCATACCACTTCCTTAAATACAAGGAAGGCACCATCTTGCTTGCTAATAATGCCAGCAATAAGAGCGGTATAAATAAAAGCAGCATTGGATCCGTAAAAAGTGACCACAAATCCATCTTTACACCGATCATAACGAAAAATATGGGGATTAAAAATCCATAGCCAAACGAATCAAGTTGATGCACAAGCTCTTCATTCGGTGATAACAGCGATACAAGCACTCCTGCCAAAAATGCCCCAAGAATATTTTCTGCACCGACTGTTTCAGACAATGCTACTAAGAAAATAATTAATGCAAATACAGCCCTTGTGCCGATCTGAACTGTTCCTTTTGACATAGAATCTGCCGTATTTTTGTTTTTAAAGCGTCTGCCTGCAAAGTATAAAAGCACTCCTGCTGCAAAGAGAATTAGTAACAGCCACGTGTTACCGCCGCTTTCATGAATGGAGGCAAATACTGCGAGCAGAATCATTGTTGCAAGATCTGCGATAACCGCAACAAGCAGGATTATTTGCCCTATTGCCGTTTTCATGATATTTGCTTCTTTTAAAGTTGGTACGACCACCCCAAGAGAAATAGTAGAGATGATAATAGTCATTAAGAAAATACTATCCACAAAGCCTGCGAGCACAAATAAATAGCTCAGAATAAGGGATAAAACAAAGATAGCGACAAAGATGATCATAGACGTTGAAAATGGCTTTGGCTCAAGCTTGCCATTCGACAACGTCTCTCTTTTTTTCTTGCTTGAAAAAGATTTAAAGTCTATCTCCAGTCCACTTAAAAACATGAGAAAAATAAATCCTAAAGTAGATAATGTCTCGAGCCAAGTATCCTGCTCTACAAGATTAAACCCGCTCTTTCCAATAATTAATCCCATTATTATTTCTGCAACCACGACAGGAATAACATTTAACTTAAGGCGGTGCAAAATAATCGGTGTCAGCAATGCCACAATAATGACAATCATTAAGGACATTACGGATGCGCCGTGTTCCATTCCTTTTCCTCCCCTGAAAATAATGTTCATTATCATGTAAAACTTAACTAGTCAAAAAACCCATAAACATTGTTGCCATTCCAAAATAAATCAAAATACTAATAATATCATTTAATGTTGTAATAAACGGACCTGAGGCAACAGCAGGATCAATTTTTAGTTTATTCATTACGATCGGGATTATAGAACCAGCAATCGTAGCAACGATGAGTGTCCCTAAAATTGATGCCCCTACTAATAATCCTAAGTAAATATTGCCTTTCCAAAAATAAATGACAAAGGTTACGAGAATCCCGCAGACTCCCCCTGTAATCAACCCTGTACCGGCTTCACGAATTATCAGCTTGAGCTTGCTCTCCTTCTCCAAGTCACCCGTCGCAATACCTCGTACAGCAACGGCTAAAGCCTGTGTCCCTGTGTTACCGGCCATTCCTGCAATAAGCGGGATGAAAACTGCGAGGATCGAAACATTACTCAATATTTCCTCAAATCTGCCAATCAAGCTTGCTGTGAACATTCCTAAGAATAATAAAATAATCAGCCACGGCAATCTTTTTTTGGCAGCAGAAATAGGATGCTGGTCGACATAGTCCATATTAGATACTGCTGCAAGCTTAGAATAATCATCTGAAGCCTCTTCCTCGAGTACATCCACAATATCATCTATCGTAATGATACCAAGCAGTCTCCTTTGAAAGTCCACTACTGGCAATGCGAGAAAATCATAGTCCCGCATTTTCCTTGCAGCTTCCTCCCTTGTTTGACTAACAGAAACAGAATAGACACTGTCATTCATGATGTCAGCAATAAGTGTATTATCGTCACTGATAATAAGATTCCTTAATGAAACGACCCCAACAAGAGCTTTCAGCTCATCAACCACATAAATATAATAAATCGTTTCGGCATTAGGAGCTTCCATCTTCAGCAAACTCATTGCTGCTGATACCGTCATATGGGAATACAAGCTAACATACTCTAATGTCATAATACTCCCAGCAGTGTCTTCCTCATAATCCATCAATGCCTTCACATTGCTTGCCGCTTCAACCGACATAAGTGCAATATAGCTGATTGCCTGTTCTTTTTGAAGAGCATTTAAGATATCAGCTGCATCATCTGCCGACATGTTTGTAAAAATGTCGGCCACATAGGAAGGCAAAAGTCTGGCAAACAGCTCCTGATAATCACGATCCTCCATTTCTAAATGCTCAAACAGCTCCGCAATTTCTTCCGGTGCCAAAAAATGAAAGACAAGCTCCTGTTCTTCCTTCTCCAATTCCTTAAAAAATGAAGCTTGATCATACGGATGCAGATCTATAAACGCTTCTCTGAACTTCGTTAAGTTTGCATTTTGTAAAGAATGGAGCAATACTTTTTGTTTTTCTTCATAGATGCTCATAATCTCTTTCAATCATATCCTCCTTTCAAAAGATTCCTTTATACTAACAAACCAAGTAAGATTTGTCGTCCATCTCACTAATTTCACACAGAAATTTATTATTTGTTTACAAAATAATGACTGTAAATAAGAGAGGCTATTATATATTCCCCTTTTTTCAGTAAGTAAAACTTTCATGTTACCTCATAATATTCTGTTTCCTACAAAAGCTAATGGATACGACAAGTAGGACTTAATAGTTGGAGGAAAGATATGAAACTGGATATTATTGGAGACGTTCATGGTTGCTTTGAAGAACTTCAAGCTTTAACAACAAAGCTTGGATATAGTTGGGATTCAGGTTATCCCGTTCATCCAGAGGAAAGGAAGCTTGCTTTTGTCGGTGATCTAACAGACCGCGGCCCTTTTTCCCTTCGTGTTATCGAGGTTGTTTGCACACTGATTGAAAAAAAATTAGGTTATTATGTGCCTGGAAATCACTGCAACAAATTATATCGCTATTTTTTAGGAAGGAAGGTCCAAATTAAGCATGGCTTGGAAACAACAGTAGAAGAGCTAACACAATTGAAGCACAAGGATAGAGAGCTTATTAAAACTAGATTTATGAAGCTATATGATAATTCCCCTTTATACCAAGTCCTTGATAACGGGAAGCTTATCATTGCCCATGCAGGGATTAAAGAAGAGTTTATCGGCAAGCATTCAGACAAGGTGAAAACATTTGTCCTATATGGAGATATAACAGGCGAAACACATCCTGACGGTTCACCTGTCCGCATGGATTGGGCAAAGTCTTATTCAGGAAATGCAGTGATTGTGTATGGGCATACACCTGTAAAAGAGGTTCGTAAAGTTAATAATACCTTTAATATTGATACAGGGGCAGTATTCGGAGGACAGC
This window encodes:
- the mgtE gene encoding magnesium transporter — its product is MSIYEEKQKVLLHSLQNANLTKFREAFIDLHPYDQASFFKELEKEEQELVFHFLAPEEIAELFEHLEMEDRDYQELFARLLPSYVADIFTNMSADDAADILNALQKEQAISYIALMSVEAASNVKALMDYEEDTAGSIMTLEYVSLYSHMTVSAAMSLLKMEAPNAETIYYIYVVDELKALVGVVSLRNLIISDDNTLIADIMNDSVYSVSVSQTREEAARKMRDYDFLALPVVDFQRRLLGIITIDDIVDVLEEEASDDYSKLAAVSNMDYVDQHPISAAKKRLPWLIILLFLGMFTASLIGRFEEILSNVSILAVFIPLIAGMAGNTGTQALAVAVRGIATGDLEKESKLKLIIREAGTGLITGGVCGILVTFVIYFWKGNIYLGLLVGASILGTLIVATIAGSIIPIVMNKLKIDPAVASGPFITTLNDIISILIYFGMATMFMGFLTS
- a CDS encoding monovalent cation:proton antiporter family protein, whose protein sequence is MEHGASVMSLMIVIIVALLTPIILHRLKLNVIPVVVAEIIMGLIIGKSGFNLVEQDTWLETLSTLGFIFLMFLSGLEIDFKSFSSKKKRETLSNGKLEPKPFSTSMIIFVAIFVLSLILSYLFVLAGFVDSIFLMTIIISTISLGVVVPTLKEANIMKTAIGQIILLVAVIADLATMILLAVFASIHESGGNTWLLLILFAAGVLLYFAGRRFKNKNTADSMSKGTVQIGTRAVFALIIFLVALSETVGAENILGAFLAGVLVSLLSPNEELVHQLDSFGYGFLIPIFFVMIGVKMDLWSLFTDPMLLLFIPLLLLALLASKMVPSLYLRKWYDNSTVVSSGFLLTSTLSLVIAAATIGERMNIITSQMSGIFILVAIISCIITPIVFKKLFPKETAGEKAVNISIIGVNQITMQLYQELKAPYYKVKFYHKKQEKLNLQIADSLFEITELDNYTEEVIMNTNIVASDIVVVSTGDSSENERMSLLLKQAGIDRVICRMEDIEREAYLQSEGIEVFSSFTSTKALLKAMIQSPSILALLGNNETSLHEITIKNKGFEGMTLRKFPFTGDVIFVRIFRGADSVIPHGDTELQLHDHLIVTGSEEYVRELKRNLERI
- the prpE gene encoding bis(5'-nucleosyl)-tetraphosphatase PrpE, with the translated sequence MKLDIIGDVHGCFEELQALTTKLGYSWDSGYPVHPEERKLAFVGDLTDRGPFSLRVIEVVCTLIEKKLGYYVPGNHCNKLYRYFLGRKVQIKHGLETTVEELTQLKHKDRELIKTRFMKLYDNSPLYQVLDNGKLIIAHAGIKEEFIGKHSDKVKTFVLYGDITGETHPDGSPVRMDWAKSYSGNAVIVYGHTPVKEVRKVNNTFNIDTGAVFGGQLSALSYPEWTIQSVPSSMPFVAEKFRSFE